A portion of the Rhinopithecus roxellana isolate Shanxi Qingling chromosome 19, ASM756505v1, whole genome shotgun sequence genome contains these proteins:
- the LOC104670329 gene encoding acyl-CoA-binding domain-containing protein 6 homolog, which produces MHRVSPNMVGWLQYAGPRACSLCLRKHEHRVPASSPRLSSNRHSNSPAPASSTRDRLHPLMCQVEFELARAALKQLKGPVSDPEKLLIYGFYKQATQGDCDIPAPPASDVKARAKWEAWSANKGVSKMDAMRSYAAKVEELKKKEVGGMEREQRGVQDGRHEGLRGQSEELKKKVGGMEREQRGVQDGRHEGLRGQSEELEEEAG; this is translated from the coding sequence ATGCACCGTGTGAGCCCAAACATGGTGGGGTGGCTCCAGTACGCTGGACCCCGAGCTTGCAGCCTGTGCTTGAGAAAACATGAACATCGTGTGCCTGCCTCCTCCCCGAGATTGAGTAGTAACCGCCATTCCAACTCTCCAGCTCCAGCTTCTAGCACCAGGGACCGCCTCCACCCCCTCATGTGCCAAGTGGAGTTCGAGCTGGCGCGCGCGGCCCTCAAGCAGCTGAAGGGTCCTGTGAGCGATCCGGAGAAGCTGCTCATCTACGGCTTCTACAAACAGGCCACCCAGGGCGACTGCGACATCCCCGCCCCTCCGGCCTCAGACGTGAAAGCCAGGGCCAAGTGGGAGGCCTGGAGCGCGAACAAAGGGGTGTCCAAGATGGACGCCATGAGGAGCTACGCGGCCAAAGTGGAGGAGCTGAAGAAGAAGGAAGTGGGGGGCATGGAGCGCGAACAAAGGGGTGTCCAAGATGGACGCCATGAGGGGCTACGCGGCCAGAGTGAGGAGCTGAAGAAGAAAGTGGGGGGCATGGAACGCGAACAAAGGGGTGTCCAAGATGGACGCCATGAGGGGTTACGCGGCCAGAgtgaggagctggaggaggaggctggCTGA
- the GEMIN4 gene encoding gem-associated protein 4, with amino-acid sequence MDLGPLNICEEMTILHGGFLLAEQLFRPKELAELTKSDWERVGCPIVEALREISSAAAHSQPFAWKKKALIIIWAKVLQPHPVTPSDTETRWQEDLFFSVGNMIPTINHTVLFELLKSLEASGLFIQLLMALPTTIRHAELERFLEHVTVDTSSEDVAFFLDVWWEMMKHKGHPQDPLLSQFSAMAHKYLPALDEFPHPPKRLRSDPDVCPTMPLLAMLLRGLMQIQSQILGPGRRCCALANLADMLTVFALMEDDPQEVSATMYLDKLATVISVWNSDTQNPYHQQALAEKVKEAEWDVSLTSLAKLPSETIFVGCEFLHRLLREWGEELQAVLRSSQGTSYDSYRLCDSLTSFSQNATLYLNRTSLSKEERQMVSELAECVRDFLRKTSTVLKNRALEDITASIAMAVIQQKMDRHMEVCYIFASEKKWAFSEEWVACLGSNRALFREPDLVLRLLETVIDVSTTDRAVPESQIRQVIHLVLECYEDLSLPDKNKVLAGILHSWGREGLSEKLLAYVEGFQEDLNTTFNQLTQSASEQGLVKAVASVARLIIVHPEVTVKKMCSLAVVNLGAHKFLAQILTAFPALRFVEEQSPNSSATFMVSCLKETVWTKFSTPKEEKQFLELLNCLMHPVKPQGIPVAALLEPEEVLREFVLPFLRLDVEEVDLSLRIFIQTLEADTCREEHWLQTCSPFPLLFSLCQLLDGFSKYWQLPKEKRCLSLDRKDLAIHILELLCDIVSANAETFSPDAWVKSLSWLHRKLEQLDWTVGLRLKNYFEGHFKCEVPATLFEICKLSEDEWTSQAHPGYGAGTGLLAWMECCCVSSGISERMLSVLVVDVGNPEEVRLFSKGFLVALVQVMPWCSPQEWQRLHQLTRRLLEKQLLHVPYSLEYIQFVPLLNLKPFAQELQLSVLFLRTFQFLCSQSCHNWLPLEGWNHVVKLLCGSLTRLLDSVRLIQSAGPWAQGPEQDLTQEALFVYTQVFCHALHIMAMLHPEVCEPLYVLALETLTCYETLSKTNPSVSSLLQRAHEQRFLKSIAEGISPEERRQTLLQKMNSF; translated from the exons ATGGACCTAG GGCCCTTGAACATCTGTGAAGAAATGACTATTCTGCACGGAGGCTTCTTGCTGGCCGAGCAGCTGTTTCGCCCCAAGGAACTGGCAGAATTGACAAAGTCTGACTGGGAACGTGTTGGATGCCCCATCGTGGAGGCCTTAAGGGAGATCTCCTCGGCCGCAGCACACTCCCAGCCCTTTGCCTGGAAGAAGAAAGCTCTGATTATCATCTGGGCCAAGGTTCTGCAGCCACACCCCGTGACCCCCTCCGACACAGAGACGCGGTGGCAGGAAGACCTGTTCTTCTCGGTGGGCAACATGATCCCCACCATCAACCACACTGTCCTCTTTGAGCTGCTCAAATCCCTGGAAGCTTCTGGACTCTTTATCCAGCTCCTgatggccctgcccaccaccatcCGCCATGCAGAACTAGAGCGCTTTCTGGAGCACGTGACCGTTGACACTTCTTCTGAAGACGTGGCCTTCTTCCTGGACGTCTGGTGGGAGATGATGAAGCACAAGGGTCACCCGCAGGACCCCCTGCTCTCCCAGTTTAGTGCAATGGCCCATAAGTACCTGCCTGCCTTAGATGAGTTCCCCCATCCTCCAAAGAGGCTTAGGTCAGACCCAGAcgtgtgccccaccatgcccctGTTGGCCATGCTGCTCCGCGGGCTGATGCAGATCCAAAGTCAGATCCTGGGCCCGGGGAGGAGGTGCTGTGCGCTGGCCAACCTGGCCGACATGCTGACCGTGTTTGCACTGATGGAGGACGACCCCCAGGAGGTGTCTGCAACCATGTATCTGGACAAACTGGCCACCGTGATCTCCGTGTGGAACTCGGACACCCAGAACCCCTACCATCAGCAGGCGCTGGCAGAGAAGGTGAAGGAGGCAGAATGGGATGTCAGCCTGACCTCACTGGCCAAACTCCCCAGTGAGACCATTTTCGTGGGCTGCGAGTTCCTGCACCGCCTGCTGCGGGAGTGGGGGGAGGAGCTGCAGGCCGTGCTCCGCAGCAGCCAGGGGACAAGTTATGACAGCTACCGGCTATGCGACAGTCTGACTTCCTTCAGCCAGAATGCAACGCTCTACCTGAACCGCACCAGCCTGTCCAAAGAGGAGAGGCAGATGGTCTCTGAGCTGGCGGAGTGTGTCAGGGACTTCCTGAGGAAAACGAGCACGGTGCTGAAGAACAGGGCCTTGGAGGACATCACAGCTTCCATTGCCATGGCCGTCATCCAGCAGAAGATGGACCGCCATATGGAAGTGTGCTACATTTTTGCTTCTGAGAAGAAGTGGGCCTTCTCGGAGGAGTGGGTAGCCTGCCTGGGGAGTAACAGGGCCCTCTTCCGAGAGCCAGACTTGGTGTTGAGGCTGCTGGAAACAGTGATAGACGTCAGCACAACTGACAGGGCCGTCCCTGAGTCTCAGATCcggcaggtgatccacctggtcCTGGAATGTTACGAAGACCTCTCCCTGCCAGATAAAAATAAAGTCCTTGCAGGTATCCTGCATTCCTGGGGGCGAGAGGGCCTCTCTGAAAAGTTGCTGGCTTATGTGGAGGGTTTTCAGGAAGACCTCAATACGACTTTTAACCAGCTCACTCAGAGTGCCTCTGAACAGGGCTTGGTGAAAGCTGTGGCCTCCGTGGCCCGCCTGATCATAGTGCACCCGGAAGTCACGGTgaagaaaatgtgcagcctggcTGTGGTCAATCTCGGCGCCCACAAGTTCCTGGCCCAGATTCTCACTGCCTTCCCTGCCCTTCGGTTCGTGGAAGAGCAGAGTCCCAATTCATCTGCCACGTTCATGGTGTCATGCCTCAAAGAAACCGTCTGGACGAAGTTCTCTACACCCAAGGAAGAAAAGCAATTTTTAGAGCTCCTGAACTGCCTGATGCATCCCGTGAAGCCCCAGGGGATTCCAGTGGCTGCTCTTCTTGAGCCAGAGGAGGTGCTGAGGGAGTTTGTCCTGCCTTTCTTGAGGTTAGATGTTGAAGAGGTAGACCTCAGTCTGAGGATCTTCATCCAGACTCTAGAAGCAGACACGTGCCGAGAGGAGCACTGGCTCCAGACCTGCTCCCCGTTTCCACTCCTCTTCAGCTTGTGCCAGCTCTTGGACGGCTTCAGCAAATACTGGCAGCTCCCCAAGGAGAAGCGGTGCCTCTCTTTGGATAGGAAGGATCTGGCGATCCATATCCTGGAGCTCCTGTGTGACATCGTATCAGCCAATGCCGAGACCTTCTCCCCGGACGCCTGGGTCAAGTCCCTGTCCTGGCTCCACCGCAAGTTAGAACAGCTGGACTGGACTGTGGGCCTGAGGCTGAAGAACTACTTTGAGGGGCACTTCAAGTGTGAAGTGCCAGCCACACTTTTTGAGATCTGTAAGCTTTCAGAAGATGAGTGGACCTCCCAGGCCCACCCAGGCTACGGGGCCGGCACGGGGCTCCTGGCCTGGATGGAGTGCTGCTGTGTCTCCAGTGGCATCTCAGAGAGGATGCTGTCTGTCTTGGTGGTGGACGTGGGCAATCCTGAGGAGGTCAGACTGTTCAGCAAAGGCTTTCTGGTGGCCCTGGTACAAGTCATGCCTTGGTGCAGCCCTCAGGAGTGGCAGCGCCTTCACCAGCTGACCAGGAGACTGCTGGAGAAGCAGCTTCTCCATGTCCCATATAGCCTGGAATATATTCAGTTTGTTCCCCTGCTCAACCTGAAGCCGTTTGCCCAGGAGCTGCAACTCTCCGTACTCTTCCTGAGGactttccagtttctctgcagCCAGAGCTGTCATAATTGGCTTCCTCTGGAGGGCTGGAACCACGTGGTCAAACTCCTCTGTGGCAGTCTGACCCGCCTGCTGGACTCAGTCAGGCTGATACAGTCAGCTGGCCCTTGGGCCCAAGGACCAGAGCAGGACCTGACCCAGGAAGCCCTGTTCGTCTACACCCAGGTGTTCTGCCATGCTCTGCACATCATGGCCATGCTCCACCCGGAGGTCTGTGAGCCACTCTACGTTTTAGCCTTGGAAACCCTCACCTGCTATGAGACTCTGAGCAAGACCAACCCTTCTGTCAGCTCCTTGCTCCAGAGGGCGCACGAGCAGCGCTTCTTAAAGTCCATTGCTGAGGGCATCAGCCCCGAAGAACGGCGCCAAACCCTGTTGCAGAAGATGAACAGCTTCTGA